In Aphelocoma coerulescens isolate FSJ_1873_10779 chromosome 23, UR_Acoe_1.0, whole genome shotgun sequence, a genomic segment contains:
- the MACO1 gene encoding macoilin isoform X2, with the protein MLSLSTFLYLKFLVVWALVLLADFVLEFRFEYLWPFWLFIRSVYDSFRYQGLAFSVFFVCVAFTSNIICLLFIPIQWLFFAASTYVWVQYVWHTERGVCLPTVSLWILFVYIEAAIRFKDLKNFHVDLCRPFAAHCIGYPVVTLGFGFKSYVSYKMRLRKQKEVQKENEFYMQLLQQALPPEQQMLQRQEREAEEAAKGLSDMDSSILLQHNGGIPANKKISATLPELEYREKGKEKDKDAKKHNLGINNNILQPVDSKIQEIEYMENHINSKRLNNDLVGSTENLLKEDSCTASSKNYKNVSGVVNSSPRSHSATNGSIPSSSSKNEKKQKCASKSPSTHKDLMENCIPNNQLSKPDALVRLEQDIKKLKADLQASRQVEQELRSQVSSLSSAERGTRAEMGQLRQENELLQNKLHNAVQMKQKDKQMISQLEKKLKAEQEARTFVEKQLMEEKKRKKLEEATAARAVAFAAATRGECTETLRNRIRELETECKKLTIDIKLKEDQIRELEMKVQELRKYKENEKDTEVLMSALSAMQDKTQHLENSLSAETRIKLDLFSALGDAKRQLEIAQGQIIQKDQEIKDLKQKIAEVMAVMPSITYTAATSTLSPVSPHYSSKFVEPSPSGLDPNASVYQPLKK; encoded by the exons ATGCTGTCACTCAG cACTTTCCTGTACCTGAAGTTCCTGGTGGTGTgggccctggtgctgctggcagattTTGTGCTGGAGTTCAGGTTTGAGTACCTGTGGCCGTTCTGGCTCTTCATCAGGAGTGTTTACGATTCCTTCCGATACCAGGGCTTG gccttctcagtattttttgtgtgtgtagcATTCACCTCCAACATCATCTGTCTGCTCTTCATCCCAATCCAGTGGCTGTTCTTTGCTGCCAGCACCTATGTGTGGGTACAGTATGTGTGGCACACAG aAAGAGGTGTGTGCTTACCAACAGTATCACTGTGGATACTTTTTGTTTATATTGAAGCAGCCATTAGatttaaagatttaaaaaactTCCATGTGGACCTTTGTCGTCCATTTGCAGCACACTG caTTGGCTACCCTGTTGTGACTTTGGGCTTTGGCTTTAAAAGTTATGTCAGCTACAAGATGCGtttgagaaagcagaaagaggTGCAGAAGGAGAACGAGTTCTacatgcagctcctgcagcaggcaCTGCCCCCAGAGCAGCAGATGCTGCAGAGGCAAGagagggaggcagaggaag cagccaaaggattATCTGATATGGATTCCTCAATACTCCTGCAGCACAATGGAGGCATTCCAGCCAATAAAAAAATCTCTGCAACGTTGCCAGAGCTGGAATAtcgagaaaaagggaaagaaaaggacaaGGATGCGAAGAAACACAACCTTGGAATAAACAACAACATTTTGCAACCTGTAGACTCTAAAATACAAGAAATTGAATATATGGAAAACCATATCAATAGTAAAAGATTAAATAACGATCTTGTAGGAAGTACAGAAAACCTCTTAAAAGAGGACTCATGCACTGCCTCAtccaaaaattacaaaaatgtcAGCGGGGTTGTGAACTCCTCACCTCGCAGCCACAGTGCAACCAACGGGAGcatcccctcctcatcctctaaaaatgagaaaaaacagaaatgtgCCAGCAAGAGCCCGAGCACACATAAGGACTTAATGGAAAACTGTATTCCTAATAACCAGCTAAGCAAACCAGATGCACTGGTAAG GTTGGAACAGGACATCAAGAAGCTAAAGGCCGACCTGCAGGCCAGCAGGCaggtggagcaggagctgcgCAGCCAGGTCAGCTCGCTGAGCTCCGCCGAGCGCGGCACCCGCGCCGAGATGGGCCAGCTCCGCCAGGAGAACGAGCTGCTGCAGAACAA aTTGCACAACGCTGTAcagatgaaacaaaaagacaaacaaaTGATCAGCCAGCTGGAGAAGAAGCtaaaggcagagcaggaggcacGAACCTTTGTAGAAAAGCAAttaatggaagaaaagaaaaggaagaagttgGAAGAAGCAACTGCTGCACGAGCTGTCGCCTTCGCTGCTGCTACGAG AGGGGAATGTACCGAAACCTTACGGAACCGCATCCGGGAGCTGGAGACAGAGTGCAAGAAGTTAACAATCGACATCAAGCTGAAAGAGGATCAGATCAGAGAGCTGGAAATGAAAGTTCAG gagctgaggaagTACAAGGAGAACGAGAAGGACACGGAGGTGTTGATGTCAGCGCTCTCAGCCATGCAGGACAAGACCCAGCACCTGGAGAACAGCCTGAGTGCAGAGACCAGGATCAAGCTGGACCTGTTCTCTGCTCTGGGAGATGCAAAAAGGCAGCTCGAGATTGCCCAAG GGCAAATCATCCAGAAAGATCAGGAAATCAAGGACCTCAAACAGAAGATTGCAGAGGTGATGGCAGTCATGCCCAGCATCACGTACACTGCAGCCACCAGCACTCTGAGTCCTGTTTCCCCACATTACTCTTCCAAATTCGTGGAGCCCAGCCCCTCTGGACTCGACCCCAATGCCTCTGTCTATCAGCCCCTGAAGAAATGA
- the MACO1 gene encoding macoilin isoform X1: MKRRSADCSKLRRPLKRNRITEGIYGSTFLYLKFLVVWALVLLADFVLEFRFEYLWPFWLFIRSVYDSFRYQGLAFSVFFVCVAFTSNIICLLFIPIQWLFFAASTYVWVQYVWHTERGVCLPTVSLWILFVYIEAAIRFKDLKNFHVDLCRPFAAHCIGYPVVTLGFGFKSYVSYKMRLRKQKEVQKENEFYMQLLQQALPPEQQMLQRQEREAEEAAKGLSDMDSSILLQHNGGIPANKKISATLPELEYREKGKEKDKDAKKHNLGINNNILQPVDSKIQEIEYMENHINSKRLNNDLVGSTENLLKEDSCTASSKNYKNVSGVVNSSPRSHSATNGSIPSSSSKNEKKQKCASKSPSTHKDLMENCIPNNQLSKPDALVRLEQDIKKLKADLQASRQVEQELRSQVSSLSSAERGTRAEMGQLRQENELLQNKLHNAVQMKQKDKQMISQLEKKLKAEQEARTFVEKQLMEEKKRKKLEEATAARAVAFAAATRGECTETLRNRIRELETECKKLTIDIKLKEDQIRELEMKVQELRKYKENEKDTEVLMSALSAMQDKTQHLENSLSAETRIKLDLFSALGDAKRQLEIAQGQIIQKDQEIKDLKQKIAEVMAVMPSITYTAATSTLSPVSPHYSSKFVEPSPSGLDPNASVYQPLKK, from the exons aTGAAGCGGCGGAGCGCGGACTGCAGCAAACTGCGGCGGCCGCTCAAGCGGAACCGCATCACCGAGGGCATCTACGGCAG cACTTTCCTGTACCTGAAGTTCCTGGTGGTGTgggccctggtgctgctggcagattTTGTGCTGGAGTTCAGGTTTGAGTACCTGTGGCCGTTCTGGCTCTTCATCAGGAGTGTTTACGATTCCTTCCGATACCAGGGCTTG gccttctcagtattttttgtgtgtgtagcATTCACCTCCAACATCATCTGTCTGCTCTTCATCCCAATCCAGTGGCTGTTCTTTGCTGCCAGCACCTATGTGTGGGTACAGTATGTGTGGCACACAG aAAGAGGTGTGTGCTTACCAACAGTATCACTGTGGATACTTTTTGTTTATATTGAAGCAGCCATTAGatttaaagatttaaaaaactTCCATGTGGACCTTTGTCGTCCATTTGCAGCACACTG caTTGGCTACCCTGTTGTGACTTTGGGCTTTGGCTTTAAAAGTTATGTCAGCTACAAGATGCGtttgagaaagcagaaagaggTGCAGAAGGAGAACGAGTTCTacatgcagctcctgcagcaggcaCTGCCCCCAGAGCAGCAGATGCTGCAGAGGCAAGagagggaggcagaggaag cagccaaaggattATCTGATATGGATTCCTCAATACTCCTGCAGCACAATGGAGGCATTCCAGCCAATAAAAAAATCTCTGCAACGTTGCCAGAGCTGGAATAtcgagaaaaagggaaagaaaaggacaaGGATGCGAAGAAACACAACCTTGGAATAAACAACAACATTTTGCAACCTGTAGACTCTAAAATACAAGAAATTGAATATATGGAAAACCATATCAATAGTAAAAGATTAAATAACGATCTTGTAGGAAGTACAGAAAACCTCTTAAAAGAGGACTCATGCACTGCCTCAtccaaaaattacaaaaatgtcAGCGGGGTTGTGAACTCCTCACCTCGCAGCCACAGTGCAACCAACGGGAGcatcccctcctcatcctctaaaaatgagaaaaaacagaaatgtgCCAGCAAGAGCCCGAGCACACATAAGGACTTAATGGAAAACTGTATTCCTAATAACCAGCTAAGCAAACCAGATGCACTGGTAAG GTTGGAACAGGACATCAAGAAGCTAAAGGCCGACCTGCAGGCCAGCAGGCaggtggagcaggagctgcgCAGCCAGGTCAGCTCGCTGAGCTCCGCCGAGCGCGGCACCCGCGCCGAGATGGGCCAGCTCCGCCAGGAGAACGAGCTGCTGCAGAACAA aTTGCACAACGCTGTAcagatgaaacaaaaagacaaacaaaTGATCAGCCAGCTGGAGAAGAAGCtaaaggcagagcaggaggcacGAACCTTTGTAGAAAAGCAAttaatggaagaaaagaaaaggaagaagttgGAAGAAGCAACTGCTGCACGAGCTGTCGCCTTCGCTGCTGCTACGAG AGGGGAATGTACCGAAACCTTACGGAACCGCATCCGGGAGCTGGAGACAGAGTGCAAGAAGTTAACAATCGACATCAAGCTGAAAGAGGATCAGATCAGAGAGCTGGAAATGAAAGTTCAG gagctgaggaagTACAAGGAGAACGAGAAGGACACGGAGGTGTTGATGTCAGCGCTCTCAGCCATGCAGGACAAGACCCAGCACCTGGAGAACAGCCTGAGTGCAGAGACCAGGATCAAGCTGGACCTGTTCTCTGCTCTGGGAGATGCAAAAAGGCAGCTCGAGATTGCCCAAG GGCAAATCATCCAGAAAGATCAGGAAATCAAGGACCTCAAACAGAAGATTGCAGAGGTGATGGCAGTCATGCCCAGCATCACGTACACTGCAGCCACCAGCACTCTGAGTCCTGTTTCCCCACATTACTCTTCCAAATTCGTGGAGCCCAGCCCCTCTGGACTCGACCCCAATGCCTCTGTCTATCAGCCCCTGAAGAAATGA